Part of the Methanobacterium aggregans genome, TTAATTTAAGTCCCTCCCTTTAAAAGTGGCTCTTCAAAACCAGATAATCACAAACTATTTATAGAACCTCTAACCCATCGATAGATTACAAGAGACTAGGAGATGATAATGTGGCACAATTAGGCGGACAAGGCCAACAAGTTATAATACTACCAGAAGACACTTCAAGGCTTCTGGGACGAGATGCTCAGAGAATGAACATAATGGCAGGTAAATTACTTGCAGAAACTGTCAGAACAACATTAGGTCCTAAAGGAATGGACAAAATGCTTGTGGACGGACTCGGAGACATTGTTGTGACAAACGACGGTGTAACCATCCTTAAAGAAATGGACATCCAGCACCCTGCAGCAAAAATGCTCGTTGAAGTTGCAAAAACCCAGGAAGATGAAGTGGGCGACGGAACAACAACAGCAGTTATAATAGCAGGAGAACTCCTCAAAAAAGCAGAAGGACTCCTTGAACAGGACATACACCCAACAGTTATTGTAATGGGTTACAGGAATGCAGCAGCAAAAGCTCAGGAAATCCTCGAAGACATTGCATTTAATGCAGACGACAGGGAAACCCTTAAACAGGTTGCAATGACTGCAATGACAGGAAAAGGAACAGAAACCGCAAGGGAACCATTAGCAGAACTCATAGTGGCTGCTGTTAAACAGGTTGAAGAAGACGGTGAAATAAACAGGGACAGCATACACATACAGAGGATCCAGGGAGCTACAGTAGCTGAATCCGAAATAGTAAACGGTGTTGTTCTTGACAAAGGTAGGTTAGACCCATCCATGCCAAAAGATTTGCAGGATGCAAAAATTGCACTCTTAAAATATCCAGTTGAAGTGAAAGACCTTGAAACTGATGCTAAAATCAAATTAACTGACCCAGCACAGATGCAGGCATTCATAGAACAGGAAGAACAGATGATCCGTGACATGGTTGACAAGATCATAGCAAGTGGAGCAAACGTACTCTTCTGTCAGAAAGGAATTGACGACCTTGCACAGCACTACCTTGCAAAAGCAGGAATACTTGCAGCTAAAAGGGTTAGAAAATCTGACATAGAAAGGCTGGAAAAAGCAACGGGTGCAAAGGTTGTAACCAACATCGACGACCTCACCCCTGAAGATCTTGGTAACGCAGGCCGTGTCTACGAGAAAAAGATATTCGACGAACTCATGATCTTCATAGAAAACTGCAAAGATCCAAAGGCTGTTTCCCTCATACTCAGGGGCAGCACCAAACACGTTGCAGAAGAAGTTGAAAGAGCAGTTGAAGATGCACTCGGCGTTGTTTCAGCAACAGTTGAAGATGGAAAAGTCGTTGCAGGTGGAGGAGCACCAGAAATAGCAATAGCCAAAGCCTTAAAAGACTACGCTGACACCATAAGTGGCAGAGAACAGTTAGCAATAGCTGCATTTGCAGAAGCACTGGAAGTTGTACCAAAAACCCTGGCTGAAAACGCAGGACTCGACAGCATTGACGCACTTGTGGACCTCAGGGCTGCACACGAAAAATCCTCATACATGGGACTGAACGTGTTCAAAGGCGGTGTAACTGACATGAAAGCTGCAAACGTCATTGAACCTAAACGTGTTAAAAAACAGGCAATACAGTCCGCTGCTGAAGCAGCAGAGATGATCCTGAGGATCGATGATATGATAGCATCCTCCAAATCTGGACAGCCAAGCCCAGAAGAGATGGCAGCTGCTGGAATGGGCGGAATGCCTGGTGGAATGCCACCAATGATGTAATATCAGCATTAGTGGGATGTTTTAAAACTTCCCCACCATTTTTACTTTTTTTTATGAAACATTAGCTTCATTTTATTTTTCTAAGTCCCTTTTGATCTATAAAAAAAAAATCCCTATTTTTTAATCTATCAAATTTTGAAGAGTTTTTATTTTCATTCAAATTTTTACTCTAAAAAAAATGTTTAATGATAGGGTTAACATAAATAATGGTGTATACAGTTTAAATTTTTTTAAAGCCGTGCTTATAATAACGTGCTTATAACAAACTTTACAAAAATTTTTTTAATTGCTGACCACGGGGTTGGTGTATTCAATTGCAGGAATACAAGATATTCGTTAAAAAAATTGGATTGGTCGGGATAAGCAGTATACTGGCAAGTTTAAGCCCCCTATTTTTACTTCCAATTTTAACTCAAACACTTACAGCATCTGAATATGGTGCATGGAACCAGTTCACAGTGACCATGACCATAATCCCTGCTGTAGCATCTCTGGGCCTGCCTTACACCATGGTACGATACCTTGCAGCCGCAGAGGATATGGATGAGATAAAGGAAGTGTTTTACTCCCTTGGATTTGCAACATTATTTGGAAGTTTGGTTGTGTCCATACTCATACTGCTCCTTGCAAAACCCGTTGCAAACCTTCTCTTTGAGGGTAATATTATTATCAGCCTAATTTTATCCGCCGTGATATTTTTAAACGGTTTAATACTGCTTTTTTTTGATTATTTCCGTACTTTTCAGGAGATGAAAACCTACTCCATTTTCACATTTGCGCAGGCCTACCTAACAGTGATCATCATTGCCATCCTCATTTCAATGCATTACAGTATAACTGGAGCTGTAGTTGGAGTGCTAATAACACAGTTAATTACCTTCATTGTAATGTACCTGCCAATACTATCTAAAATTGGGTTTAAAATCCCTGAATTTCATAATTTAAGGGAATACCTTAATTTTGGTTTGCCAACAATTCCCAGCAATATTTCATTCTGGATTCTGGATATAGCAGACCGTTACGTCATAGGATTACTCCTTGGACTTTCATTCGTTGGTTACTACTCTGCAGGCTACCTCCTTGGAAACATCATATCCCTGATACTGTCTCCATTTTACACAGTTCTGCTTCCAATACTATCCAAATACTATGCCCAGAACCGTGTGCACGATGTGAAACGTCTCTTGAATCATTCAATAAAATTCTTCCTCATGGTTTCAATACCAACCTTCGTTGGTCTGTCAGTTCTGGCAAAACCCATACTCAACCTGCTTTCAACACCGGAGATAGCCTCAAATGGATATATTGTAGTGCCCATAATTGCCCTTGGAGGTATCTTCTTTGGAGTTTATGGTATAATTTCCCAGATCGTTGTTCTTGAACATAAAACCAGGATAACTGGAAATATATGGATAATATCTGCAATTTTAAACGTTGTATTGGATGTCACCCTTGGATTCAAATTTGGGATCATTGGAGTGGCATTTACAACACTTCTGGTCTACATATTTTCCTTCCTTCTAACAGTGTTCTACTCATTCAAGTACATCAGATGTACATTTTACTTCGGCTTTCTTACAAAGAGCATAGGGGCATCAATTTTAATGGCATTTGTCTTACTATTCATCAATCCCCAGAAACCCTTAAGCATTCTTTTGGCATCAACTGCAGCCTTCATATTTTACATCGTTGTTCTCAGGTTGGTAGGGGGCATAAGAGATCATGAACTGATATTTTTCAAAAGCGTGGCCCTGGACGTTTTTAGAAGTATGATAAAACCCTTTAAAAAATTACAATAATTAATGAAATTAGGGCATATTATTAGATAAATTAAAAGACAAATATTGATTCAAATAATTATCATAATTAGAGAGGTGTATTTTATGTTGGGAAGAAATCAGGAAAAAAATTCAAATACTGAGGATGTAACCTGTGAAGAAGCCTTAAAAATGATAAAAGAGAATGAAAATAATCCTAATTTTGTTATTTTAGATGTTAGAACACCCGAAGAGTACGCTGAAGATCATTTTGAGGGTTCCAAAAACGTTGACTACAACTCCCCAGATTTCATAAATAAGCTTGAAGGGATGGATAAAAACAGCACATACATAGTTTACTGCAGATCCGGTGTGAGAAGCCGTAATGCAGCTAATAGCATGAGTAAAGTTGGATACAGTAAGATTTACAATGTTCTTGGAGGAATAATGGATTGTAAAGCTAAAGGGGTGAAGGTTGTAAGATGATCCATTAATCTATCTTTAATCATTGATTCAAGTTTTAATTATTTTTATTTAAGCCTGAGAATAATCAAATTCAATAAAATTAGTATGAAATAAATAAAAAAAGGGTTGACGCTGATTTTAAAAATCAGCGTGACATTATGTGTACAGCTGCGGTTCCACCGGTTCCACCAATGTTGTGGGTCATACCGATTTCAACATCATCGATCTGTCTTTTACCTGCTTCTCCACGAAGTTGCCATACGATTTCAGCTGCCTGAGCAATTCCAGTTGCACCTAATGGGTGTCCTCTGGCTTTAAGACCTCCAGATGGATTTACTGGTATTTCACCATCGGGCTGGGTCATTCCATCCTCAATTGCAGGTCCGCCCTGTCCTTTTTCAACAAATCCAAGGTCTTCTATTGCAAGGAGTCC contains:
- the thsA gene encoding thermosome subunit alpha — encoded protein: MAQLGGQGQQVIILPEDTSRLLGRDAQRMNIMAGKLLAETVRTTLGPKGMDKMLVDGLGDIVVTNDGVTILKEMDIQHPAAKMLVEVAKTQEDEVGDGTTTAVIIAGELLKKAEGLLEQDIHPTVIVMGYRNAAAKAQEILEDIAFNADDRETLKQVAMTAMTGKGTETAREPLAELIVAAVKQVEEDGEINRDSIHIQRIQGATVAESEIVNGVVLDKGRLDPSMPKDLQDAKIALLKYPVEVKDLETDAKIKLTDPAQMQAFIEQEEQMIRDMVDKIIASGANVLFCQKGIDDLAQHYLAKAGILAAKRVRKSDIERLEKATGAKVVTNIDDLTPEDLGNAGRVYEKKIFDELMIFIENCKDPKAVSLILRGSTKHVAEEVERAVEDALGVVSATVEDGKVVAGGGAPEIAIAKALKDYADTISGREQLAIAAFAEALEVVPKTLAENAGLDSIDALVDLRAAHEKSSYMGLNVFKGGVTDMKAANVIEPKRVKKQAIQSAAEAAEMILRIDDMIASSKSGQPSPEEMAAAGMGGMPGGMPPMM
- a CDS encoding rhodanese-like domain-containing protein, producing MLGRNQEKNSNTEDVTCEEALKMIKENENNPNFVILDVRTPEEYAEDHFEGSKNVDYNSPDFINKLEGMDKNSTYIVYCRSGVRSRNAANSMSKVGYSKIYNVLGGIMDCKAKGVKVVR
- a CDS encoding flippase, encoding MQEYKIFVKKIGLVGISSILASLSPLFLLPILTQTLTASEYGAWNQFTVTMTIIPAVASLGLPYTMVRYLAAAEDMDEIKEVFYSLGFATLFGSLVVSILILLLAKPVANLLFEGNIIISLILSAVIFLNGLILLFFDYFRTFQEMKTYSIFTFAQAYLTVIIIAILISMHYSITGAVVGVLITQLITFIVMYLPILSKIGFKIPEFHNLREYLNFGLPTIPSNISFWILDIADRYVIGLLLGLSFVGYYSAGYLLGNIISLILSPFYTVLLPILSKYYAQNRVHDVKRLLNHSIKFFLMVSIPTFVGLSVLAKPILNLLSTPEIASNGYIVVPIIALGGIFFGVYGIISQIVVLEHKTRITGNIWIISAILNVVLDVTLGFKFGIIGVAFTTLLVYIFSFLLTVFYSFKYIRCTFYFGFLTKSIGASILMAFVLLFINPQKPLSILLASTAAFIFYIVVLRLVGGIRDHELIFFKSVALDVFRSMIKPFKKLQ